CCCCGAGGAAGGTGGTCTTGCCCGATCCGCCCGCACCCGTCACGAGCAGGTTCGCCCGGCGCGCGACGAGTTCGTCCAGCCGCGCGCGCGGCATTTGGGCGAAGAACCCCTGCGCCTCGAGCGCGTCGAGTGAGAGCGGGTCGGCGCGAGGCAATCGGATCGACACGACCGCTGCGTCGGGGGACACCGGCGGCAGGACCGCGTGCACCCGGATGCCATCGCCGATCCGCACGTCGGCGCAGGGGGTGGCCTCGTCGAGATGGCGACCGCCCGCGGCGATGAGCCGCACCGCGAGCTCGCGCGCCTCCCCGGGCGGCACGCGCAGCCCTCGGACCGGACGCGCCCCGTCTCCGCGGTCGACCCACACCGCGCCATCCGGATTGAGGAAGACATCGGTACAGCGGGGATCCGTCAGGTGCGGCGCGAGCGGCCCGAGCGCGGCGCTGCTCGGCAGACTCATGCGGCCCAGCATCCGGTGCCGGAACCCGCGTGCCACTCGTCTCGGCGTGGTCGGGGGATGCATCGGCGACCGCGCCCCGGGGGAGGACCCGAGCGGGCGGCGGCCGCTTCGATCAGTTGTCGAGAAGCGCCGCGAGCAGCGCGCTTCCTACGCTCGCAGCATGAAAATCACACGCATCACCATCGAGGTCCCCGAGGCGGAACAGCTCGCCTCCGCCGAGGCATTCGCCCACGACGCCCTGAAGCTGGGCGAACTGATCGAGGTCCGCGTCGCCGAGCAGCCGAGCTCGGGCTTCCGCGGCTTCGCGCCATCGCTGATCCTCGTGCAGCCGGACGACGTCGACGCCGCCGTCCGGCGAGCGCTCGCCGCGGGGGCGCAGACGCTCAAACCCGTCTCGAAGAGCCTCTGGGGGTATGGCGGATCGCTCCTGTCGCCGGATGGCACGGTCTGGCAGATCGCGAGCGCCAACAAGACCTCCACCGGACCGGCGACGGGTGAGGTCGAACGCCTCGTCCTGCTGCTGGGGGTCGACAACGTCAAGGCGAGCAAGCGCTTCTACCAGGAGCAAGGCCTCGCCGTCGCGAAGAGCTTCCCCGCCTACGTCGAGTTCGACACCGGCGCGATCAAGCTGGCACTCTACA
The Protaetiibacter larvae DNA segment above includes these coding regions:
- a CDS encoding glyoxalase — translated: MKITRITIEVPEAEQLASAEAFAHDALKLGELIEVRVAEQPSSGFRGFAPSLILVQPDDVDAAVRRALAAGAQTLKPVSKSLWGYGGSLLSPDGTVWQIASANKTSTGPATGEVERLVLLLGVDNVKASKRFYQEQGLAVAKSFPAYVEFDTGAIKLALYKRAALAKQVGIDPAGSGSHRLAVDSSAAFTDPDGYRWLAAEAALPEREA